agtttgcaaaactatcctcaaatgctcaagatgttcgtctcatcttttgaataaattaaaatatcatctataaacaccacaacaaatttgtccaagtatggcgaaatatgcgattcattaaatccataaacacagcagagcatttgtcaatccgaatggcataactaaaaattcataatgaccataccttgttctaaaagcgttttaggtacatccgactcctttacccgcagttggtaataccggatctcaagtcaatctttgaaaaccatgtcgctccttttaggtgatcaaacaaatcatcaattctcgacaacggatacttgtttttgattgtcaccttgtttaaccgtcgataatcaacacataatctcatagaaccatccttcttttcacaaataacacggagcaccccaaggtgaaaaactcggtctcacaaagcctttatcaccaactcttgcaatctgcgactttaattctttcaactctgttggtgccattctatatggagcaatcgagatcggctgttcggtatcaaatcaataccaaattctacttccacgaccgaggcaaacccgcaattcttccggaaatacgtccgcaaattcacacacaacccaagaccgattcaactttcttttcaacttcttttgtattaattacatacgccaaataagcttcataaccctttctcgagatatctttgagccgacattgaagaaatcacactatgcaatgcctcgatttatccgattcaacccagagtttcaccatttccacactttaattctataacattttctttgcaatttactatagcatcatgcaatgtcaaccaatccatacccaaaataacatcaaattcatcaaagcggcaacaacatcaagtcggtaggaaagtaatgatcccgaatcattaaaggacatttcttacatactttatcaacaatcacacatttgcctaacggattcgacactctaatcataaatttcagattctcaacggtatattcatactagacaccaatttcatgcacacatatgaatgagtagaaccggatcaatcaaagcaataacattaacattatagagaaaatgtacggtaatcacatcaagtgaggaagcatcttcatgcgctttaatagcataagttctagccggagcccttccttcagtctaacaGGTGCATCCTCGGCTACATTCttatcgcttgtttcacttccaacttttctcggataccttccctcgagtccgcaccactagcttttacattcgaaatttttctttctcgactctctgggcgtctctaataaaatgatccggagaaccacatcgaaaacattcatttgctctgcacggaccaaaatgatttctaccacacacggcaCTCGGGTTtgacaaatctcgtatttcccacactagcccatgaagtagtccgagatttaggacccacatttcgcttcttaaaatttccatatgattgcccaatgaaacttgggaacgaggattcatatttcttgactttccggtttctttgtgaggtgcattactcattggtcttttcttccaatttcgtgtttgattctaccttttcttttccttcaagaattcttcaccttgcaagctcgatcgacaagtaccaccatttcttttagttcaaggatcccaacaaataccttaatgtcttcgttaagcccgtcttcaaatcgtcggcacatcttggcttcagaggaacatattccacagcatacttacttaatcgaacaaactctctttcatattcgagactgtcatattaccttgcttcactcaagaaactctttacatttcgatcaataaatctttcactaatatatttcttccaaactcttcttgaaagaattcccgtgttaccctctctttcggtaccaccgaaatcaaagtcttccaccaattataggctgaatctctcaacaaagatgtagcacatttcaaacattcttggtgtacaagataattcatcaaataccggagagaattttcaagccgaactcgctttctcgcatcatcatcaatatttgctctaaattcttcagcccttatttacgaattctatcaacgggggttctgtgaaattttatcatatccactccttgaggcattggaggcataggttgaggaattgggggaggtgggggaggtcgtacatttgggttcgtacgaacgaactcagtgtaccatgcactcatcatttggagaaaggcttccgatccctttcctcCTCCACGACCAACATgaggggtgggttttcagtcggcgctgctccattagccggagctggtgcattactctgtacttcatctgccacagctggatcgggatccatttactatataaaaaaatttcatttaaaaaggtcagaagtcgtcacactatcacaattcatacatatggcatgtatagcaaaatccgtacatacaacacgagtccgagaaccgactaaacctgctcgataccactaaatgtaacgccccacacccgagaccgtcacgagtcgagtatgaggtgttactaagcttagtttaacattttagaactttgaattatttgtttctacattcacagcttttaagctacttgcgtcacagtcacaagaaaaatcatatctcgagttacaaaactcaaaattaagatccgtaaattttccctgaatctagactcataaaaatatctactaatttttttctagaatttttggttgggccaattagtacagtttattagttaaagttacccctatttcaagactcgactggtctgacctctgtttactacgaaccacatttctctctgtaaaaaattcatatgactatgaggtttgtttatactaaaactagactcaataaggattctgaggatataaaatacaccacctaattatatctttacaatttatggtgaatttctaaagtaggaacagggattcagaaactgctatgactctgtttcactaaaattaaaatatcttctaacatatacttcctttacttgtttcatttgtttcatgtgaaactagacataataagcttcaatttgatatgtatttcaccaccaaattcaatttctatgatttttagtaaattttcaaactcgcgttagtgttgctgcggtattctatttatggtaaatttcatcctttttatgagtttttatgcactaagtatcttaatagttttccttaacatcaaacataatctaaactaaccattttcataatttatcattatcaagcatttcctcaaccatttcacaaccataccataagatcatttacacaaaatgggtatattgctatacatgccatacttaaatttacaagccatttaccaaaaatcttacggatagtgtggtgagccttcgacctatcccgactcgaaatggcttgtccaaaactacaatgagtaagaaggagggagtaagcataaatgcttagtaagttcatatgcaaataataagtaacataacaaacagttataccagtcaacattagcatacatcactaaaacacatatcacatttttaatcattcttcatcatcttattaccttatcgtggttgtatcaatactcaacccgagggttaaatacatacctgtccaaaatatccatttcatatcacttaccaatacgtctctttacatctcgaaattttcctccatttgagtagaactttacccgttgaacacatcgaatataatttggatacatggataacttgcacataagtgccacatattcaatcaagcaatcatgtaacccgcccatagcgaactcggactcaactcaacgagctcggcgttcacatccataagtgaactcggactcaactcaacgagttcggatgcctagttacatctcacgaactcggactcaactcaacgagttcggacattcgcatccataagtgaactcggactcaactcaacgagttcggatgctcaaccatcctagtgacatgtcacttgtatcctaatctattcctaaggttcaaacgggctttttcctcaaacacttatccttgccgtcttccgtagaatgccgaaatcaatactcggtaacaattatatttaacaagtagttcacataatttacatattatttgaaattaaccacaaagcatacatttcataataaaattcagcataacacataattaatatcaataactcaaaaataacaattatgctacattttttacacatgaacttaccttggtaccaaaatacaaagattttgcaatttagtccacaatcttttcttttcctcgattgaggtcgattccacgtctttcttgatctaaaataacacatttagcttatttaatactcacattatcaaattaatccttaactcaaatttttgcaaaattacaattttacccctaaacttttgcatatttacatttttgcccctaggctcgggattaaactttattccttattcttatgttttacaacatgctgatcacttttctcttctatggcaacatcaaattctcactctaacatgtacttgtgactattaggtatttttaccgattaagcccttttctcgtttttgcttaaaatcgagtagtacaagttgtctaacataatttaaaacttcatattctatcataaaacatcaaaatacacaaatttcacctatgggtatttttccaaatataaaccctaggttaaattattgctaacataagctttatcgagttagggatctcaaaagcgtaaaaatcattaaaagcggggcttggaatcacttactatggagcttggaagcttgaaacaaaccctagctatggagaacccttgaaatttcggcctaatgaagaagatggacaaaattggcttttaattttgttttaattcattttaataactaaatgaccaaaatacccttactactaaactttccaaaaattccttccatgtcctaattttgtccatgaacttaaaattggtcaaattgctatttaagacctcctcattaatattccaaaacaatttcatactaaaacttctagaatgcaagttttgcaacttattcgatttagtccctactttcaatttaagcactttaggcatagaatttcatcacgaaattttcacacaatcatgcaatcatatcataaacatcaaaatcattgtaaaataattatttctatctcggatttgtggtcacgaaaccactattccgattaagccctaatttaggatattacaaggGTTACGAGTCAATCTTCGTAATATTGAGGCGGTGTTGGATTGGAAACGgccgaagaatgtgtctgagatTCGTAGCTTTCTAGGGCTGGTAGGATATTATCAACGTTTTGTAGAAGAGTTCTCTTTGATCGTGGCTCCGATGACTAAGCTACTACGTAAGGGAGTTCCTTTCGTCTGGACTGATGCACAACTGGAGAGTTTTGATAAGCTTAAGACAGTTCCGACTCAAGCTCCTGTTCTAATACAGCCTGAGCCTCGTAAAGACTTTGTAGTATACatcgatgcgtcacatgtgggtctgggttgtgttctgatgcaagacgAAAAgatggttgcttatgcatctcgtCAGTTCAAGACTCATGAGCCTAATTATCCGAtacatgatctggagttggcagtgGTAGTCTTCGCTTTAAAAATCAAGAGgaactatctgtatggtgagaagtgtactatctatactaatcacaagagcctcaaatatctcctcacttaaagagagttgaatcttaggcaacgtaGATGGGTTTAGTtgtttaaggattatgactgcaccaTCGAGTACCatcttggtaaggccaatgtggtgacTGATGCattgagccgtagggctatgactgatctgagaaTGATGTTTGCTTGACTCAGTTTATTCAGTGATGGGAGTTTGTTGGCAGAACTTCAAGTAAAACTGACATGGATTGATCAGATCAGAGGTAAACAGATAGGGGATAAGTCTCTTGAGTTCCGTTTTCATCAAGTTGAGAGTGGTGTTACTACTGATTTTTGGATTAGCAGCGATGGAGTATTATATTTCCACGGTCGAATTTGTGTGCCGAATGATAGGGATTTAAGGTAGTTAATTCTGAGGgaagcgcatagtagcccttatgctatgcatcccggtgGGAACAAGATGTATCAAGATCTGCGAGAATTATACTGGTGGTCAGGGTTGAAGTGTGAGATTAGTGACTTCGTTGCTcgctgtttgacttgtcagcaagcTAAGGCTGAACATTGGTTAACTTCGGGTTTGTTGCAGCCGGTTAAAGTACCAAcatggaaatgggagcgagtaacgatggacttcgttagtaggttgcctctaacacccactaagaaagattctgtctgggtcattgttgatcgactgaccaagtctgctcacttcatTCCGGTCAGGACAGACTTTTCTCTGCAAAGGTTGGCTAAACTCTACATTTCTGAAATAGTGAGGCTACATGGGTTACCTGTCTCAATCATCTCCGATAAGGATCCTCGTTTCACGTCTCGATTCTAAAAGAAACTGCATGAGGCTCTAGGTTTGAAGTTAGACTTcggtactgctttccatcctcagacaaatggtcagtcggagagggtgattcagatactggaggatatgttgaaggGCTGTATTATTAATTTTTGAGGCAGTTGGGTAGAGTACTTGCCATTAGCGgagttcgcttacaataacagctaccagtctagtatacagatggcaccttacgaggcaatGTATGGTCGTAAATTTCGCACTCCCTtatgctggactgagttgggtgagcgacgtaTTTTGGGTCCGGAATTGGTTTCAGAAACTGAAGACAAGGTCCGTTTGATTCGAGATCGACTGAAAGCAGCTTCTGGTGGTAGAAGTCCTATGCAGACTtgaaaaattgagaaatagaatATTCTGTGAGAGACCTCGTTTTCCTTAAGGTCTtgccatggaagaaaattctgaGGTTCGGTCGCAAGGGCAAGCTGAACCCTCGGCTTGTTGGGCCGTACCAAATTTTGAAACGGGTGGGTTCAGTCGCATATCAGTTGGAGATACCTCTAGAGCTAGATTgcattcatgatgttttccacgTCTCAATGTTGAGACGATATCGCTCTGATCCTATGCACATTGTTCCTGTAGAGAAGATTGAGGTTCGGCCAGATCTAACATTTGAGGAGCCGGTTCAGATTTTAGATTGCGACATTAAGGTTCTACGAAAAAAATATATTCCCCTAGTGAAGGTGCTGTGgaggaatcatagcactgaggaggccactTAGGACCCGGAGGAttcgatgcgtcagcagtatcctcacattttctgatcaggtaaaatttcaaggccgaaattttcttttagggggtagaattgtaacgccttaagttttaaatttattttctgataaaatattaaacataaatttgtatctgctttagtgattaaatgttccgggtgtgtgtgtgaggtcccaagttcaagtcacGACTTGGGTAAATTTTGGCCTTTTTATGAATTAAGCCTTAACTAGGTTCAATAGGCTTATTTTTACTTATGTGTAATCTAATGTCAGAATaggcctactggtctggtggttaagtggagtgttaatttGTTAAAGGCCCTGTGTTCGAATCCTTGCACGAGCAAGGGATTTATTTTGCTGCTTGTGCTGTGTGGGAGTTTTGGTTTGGCTGAAACACTTAAGTGGTTGAGTAGTTGAAGGTTAGTGGGAGTAAATTAGGAGATTAGAGAGTTATTaggttttgattttatttttttcccacTACTGAATTTTTGTTGTTCTTCTTCCCAAAAAGATTCTGTTGTTTCCTTTTCTTTTGCCAACCTTTTACCGCCGATTTGTTGTTGAAACTTCAGCCTTTCTCTGCTtgtttcctttttccttagttcATCCTCCCATCTAATGCCTTTTCGTGGTCGCAGTTGC
Above is a genomic segment from Gossypium arboreum isolate Shixiya-1 chromosome 8, ASM2569848v2, whole genome shotgun sequence containing:
- the LOC108468639 gene encoding uncharacterized protein LOC108468639 — protein: MTKLLRKGVPFVWTDAQLESFDKLKTVPTQAPVLIQPEPRKDFVVYIDASHVGLGCVLMQDEKMVAYASRQFKTHEPNYPIHDLELAVVVFALKIKRNYLLFSDGSLLAELQVKLTWIDQIRGKQIGDKSLEFRFHQVESGVTTDFWISSDGVLYFHGRICVPNDRDLSRLKYQHGNGSE
- the LOC128296663 gene encoding uncharacterized protein LOC128296663 — protein: MAPYEAMYGRKFRTPLCWTELGERRILGPELVSETEDKVLPWKKILRFGRKGKLNPRLVGPYQILKRVGSVAYQLEIPLELDCIHDVFHVSMLRRYRSDPMHIVPVEKIEVRPDLTFEEPVQILDCDIKVLRKKYIPLVKVLWRNHSTEEAT